Sequence from the Aquimarina sp. Aq107 genome:
AGAGGTTACCGCTAGTGATCAGACAGATTTAGATAGTACTCCAGATAGTACTCCCGATACAGATACTCCAACGGAGGATGATGAGACGAGTGCTACACCAACGGTTGCGGCAATCGCAGATTTAAGTATTGCAAAGAGTGCAGTATTGACCACGGATGCTGATACTAGTGGTAGTATCAGTGCTGGTGATACAGTTACTTTTAGTATTACAGTGACCAATTCAGGTCCAAACAATGCTACGGGTGTTGGCGTAGGGGATACATTTCCAGATGGATATACGACAATAGGAAGTATTAGTGATAGTGGAAGTGAAGCAGGTGGCTTGATCAGCTGGAGTGGATTAAGTGTTACTACTACGACTCCATTAGTATTGACCTATACAGCCGTAGTTACTGCTACAGGTAACTACACAAACTTTGCAGAAGTTACGGCTAGTGATCAGACAGATTTAGATAGTACTCCAGATAGTACTCCCGATACAGATACTCCAACGGAGGATGATGAGACGAGTGCTACACCAACGGTTGCGGCAATCGCAGATTTAAGTATTGCAAAGAGTGCAGTATTGACCACGGATGCTGATACTAGTGGTAGTATCAGTGCTGGTGATACAGTTACTTTTAGTATTACAGTGACCAATTCAGGTCCAAACAATGCTACGGGTGTTGGCGTAGGGGATACATTTCCAGATGGATATACGACAATAGGAAGTATTAGTGATAGTGGAAGTGAAGCAGGTGGCTTGATCAGCTGGAGTGGATTAAGTGTTACTACTACGACTCCATTAGTATTGACCTATACAGCCGTAGTTACTGCTACAGGTAACTACACAAACTTTGCAGAAGTTACGGCTAGTGATCAGACAGATTTAGATAGTACTCCAGATAGTACTCCCGATACAGATACTCCAACGGAGGATGATGAGACGAGTGCTACACCAACGGTTGCGGCAATCGCAGATTTAAGTATTGCAAAGAGTGCAGTATTGACTACAGATGCTGATACTAGTGGAAGTATCAGTGCTGGTGATACGGTTACTTTTAGTATTACAGTGACCAATTCAGGTCCAAACAATGCTACGGGTGTTGGCGTAGGGGATACAGTTCCAGATGGATATACGACAATAGGAAGTATTAGTGATAGTGGAAGTGAAGCAGGTGGCTTGATCAGCTGGAGTGGATTAAGTGTTACTACTACGACTCCATTAGTATTGACCTATACAGCCGTAGTTACTGCTACAGGTAACTACACAAACTTTGCAGAAGTTACGGCTAGTGATCAGACAGATTTAGATAGTACTCCAGATAGTACTCCCGATACAGATACTCCAACGGAGGATGATGAGACGAGTGCTACGCCAACGGTTGCGGCAATTGCAGATTTAAGTATTGCAAAGAGTGCAGTGTTGACTACAGATGCCGATACTAGTGGAAGTATCAGTGCTGGTGATACGGTTACTTTTAGTATTACAGTGACCAATTCAGGTCCAAACAATGCTACGGGTGTTGGCGTAGGGGATACAGTTCCAGATGGATATACGACAATAGGAAGTATTAGTGATAGTGGAAGTGAAGCAGGTGGCTTGATCAGCTGGAGTGGATTAAGTGTTACTACTACGACTCCATTAGTATTGACCTATACAGCCGTAGTTACTGCTACAGGTAACTACACAAACTTTGCAGAAGTTACGGCTAGTGATCAGACAGATTTAGATAGTACTCCAGATAGTACTCCCGATACAGATACTCCAACGGAGGATGATGAGACGAGTGCTACACCAACGGTTGCGGCAATCGCAGATTTAAGTATTGCAAAGAGTGCAGTATTGACCACGGATGCTGATACTAGTGGAAGTATCAGTGCTGGTGATACAGTTACTTTTAGTATTACAGTGACCAATTCAGGTCCAAACAATGCTACGGGTGTTGGCGTAGGGGATACAGTTCCAGATGGCTATACGACAATAGGAAGTATTAGTGATAGTGGAAGTGAAGCAGGTGGCTTGATCAGCTGGAGTGGATTAAGTGTTACTACTACGACTCCATTAGTATTGACCTATACAGCCGTAGTTACTGCTACAGGTAACTACACAAACTTTGCAGAGGTTACCGCTAGTGATCAGACAGATTTAGATAGTACTCCAGATAGTACTCCCGATACAGATACTCCAACGGAGGATGATGAGACGAGTGCTACACCAACGGTTGCGGCAATCGCAGATTTAAGTATTGCAAAGAGTGCAGTATTGACCACGGATGCTGATACTAGTGGTAGTATCAGTGCTGGTGATACAGTTACTTTTAGTATTACAGTGACCAATTCAGGTCCAAACAATGCTACGGGTGTTGGCGTAGGGGATACAGTTCCAGATGGATATACGACAATAGGAAGTATTAGTGATAGTGGAAGTGAAGCAGGTGGCTTGATCAGCTGGAGTGGATTAAGTGTTACTACTACGACTCCATTAGTATTGACCTATACAGCCGTAGTTACTGCTACAGGTAACTACACAAACTTTGCAGAAGTTACGGCTAGTGATCAGACAGATTTAGATAGTACTCCAGATAGTACTCCCGATACAGATACTCCAACGGAGGATGATGAGACGAGTGCTACACCAACGGTTGCGGCAATCGCAGATTTAAGTATTGCAAAGAGTGCAGTATTGACCACGGATGCTGATACTAGTGGAAGTATCAGTGCTGGTGATACGGTTACTTTTAGTATTACAGTGACCAATTCAGGTCCAAACAATGCTACGGGTGTTGGCGTAGGGGATACAGTTCCAGATGGCTATACAACAATAGGAAGTATTAGTGATAGTGGAAGTGAAGCAGGTGGCTTGATCAGCTGGAGTGGATTAAGTGTTACTACTACGACTCCATTAGTATTGACCTATACAGCCGTAGTTACTGCTACAGGTAACTACACAAACTTTGCAGAAGTTACGGCTAGTGATCAGACAGATTTAGATAGTACTCCAGATAGTACTCCCGATACAGATACTCCAACGGAGGATGATGAGACGAGTGCTACACCAACGGTTGCGGCAATCGCAGATTTAAGTATTGCAAAGAGTGCAGTATTGACTACAGATGCCGATACTAGTGGAAGTATCAGTGCTGGTGATACGGTTACTTTTAGTATTACAGTGACCAATTCAGGTCCAAACAATGCTACGGGTGTTGGCGTAGGGGATACATTTCCAGATGGTTATACAACAATAGGAAGTATTAGTGATAGTGGAAGTGAAGCAGGTGGCTTGATCAGCTGGAGTGGATTAAGTGTTACTACTACGACTCCATTAGTATTGACCTATACAGCCGTAGTTACTGCTACAGGTAACTACACAAACTTTGCAGAAGTTACGGCTAGTGATCAGACAGATTTAGATAGTACTCCAGATAGTACTCCCGATACAGATACTCCAACGGAGGATGATGAGACGAGTGCTACACCAACGGTTGCGGCAATCGCAGATTTAAGTATTGCAAAGAGTGCAGTATTGACCACGGATGCTGATACTAGTGGAAGTATCAGTGCTGGTGATACAGTTACTTTTAGTATTACAGTGACCAATTCAGGTCCAAACAATGCTACGGGTGTTGGCGTAGGGGATACAGTTCCAGATGGATATACGACAATAGGAAGTATTAGTGATAGTGGAAGTGAAGCAGGTGGCTTGATCAGCTGGAGTGGATTAAGTGTTACTACTACGACTCCATTAGTATTGACCTATACAGCCGTAGTTACTGCTACAGGTAACTACACAAACTTTGCAGAAGTTACGGCTAGTGATCAGACAGATTTAGATAGTACTCCAGATAGTACTCCCGATACAGATACTCCAACGGAGGATGATGAGACGAGTGCTACACCAACGGTTGCGGCAATCGCAGATTTAAGTATTGCAAAGAGTGCAGTATTGACCACGGATGCTGATACTAGTGGAAGTATCAGTGCTGGTGATACAGGTTACTTTTAGTATTACAGTGACCAATTCAGGTCCAAACAATGCTACGGGTGTTGGCGTAGGGGATACATTTCCAGATGGATATACGACAATAGGAAGTATTAGTGATAGTGGAAGTGAAGCAGGTGGCTTGATCAGCTGGAGTGGATTAAGTGTTACTACTACGACTCCATTAGTATTGACCTATACAGCCGTAGTTACTGCTACAGGTAACTACACAAACTTTGCAGAAGTTACGGCTAGTGATCAGACAGATTTAGATAGTACTCCAGATAGTACTCCCGATACAGATACTCCAACGGAGGATGATGAGACGAGTGCTACACCAACGGTTGCGGCAATCGCAGATTTAAGTATTGCAAAGAGTGCAGTATTGACCACGGATGCTGATACTAGTGGAAGTATCAGTGCTGGTGATACGGTTACTTTTAGTATTACAGTGACCAATTCAGGTCCAAACAATGCTACGGGTGTTGGCGTAGGGGATACATTTCCAGATGGATTATACGACAATAGGAAGTATTAGTGATAGTGGAAGTGAAGCAGGTGGCTTGATCAGCTGGAGTGGATTAAGTGTTACTACTACGACTCCATTAGTATTGACCTATACAGCCGTAGTTACTGCTACAGGTAACTACACAAACTTTGCAGAAGTTACGGCTAGTGATCAGACAGATTTAGATAGTACTCCAGATAGTACTCCCGATACAGATACTCCAACGGAGGATGATGAGACGAGTGCTACACCAACGGTTGCGGCAATCGCAGATTTAAGTATTGCAAAGAGTGCAGTATTGACCACGGATGCTGATACTAGTGGTAGTATCAGTGCTGGTGATACAGTTACTTTTAGTATTACAGTGACCAATTCAGGTCCAAACAATGCTACGGGTGTTGGCGTAGGGGATACAGTTCCAGATGGATATACGACAATAGGAAGTATTAGTGATAGTGGAAGTGAAGCAGGTGGCTTGATCAGCTGGAGTGGATTAAGTGTTACTACTACGACTCCATTAGTATTGACCTATACAGCCGTAGTTACTGCTACAGGTAACTACACAAACTTTGCAGAAGTTACGGCTAGTGATCAGACAGATTTAGATAGTACTCCAGATAGTACTCCCGATACAGATACTCCAACGGAGGATGATGAGACGAGTGCTACACCAACGGTTGCGGCAATCGCAGATTTAAGTATTGCAAAGAGTGCAGTATTGACTACAGATGCTGATACTAGTGGAAGTATCAGTGCTGGTGATACAGTTACTTTTAGTATTACAGTGACCAATTCAGGTCCAAACAATGCTACGGGTGTTGGCGTAGGGGATACAGTTCCAGATGGATATACGACAATAGGAAGTATTAGTGATAGTGGAAGTGAAGCAGGTGGCTTGATCAGCTGGAGTGGATTAAGTGTTACTACTACGACTCCATTAGTATTGACCTATACAGCCGTAGTTACTGCTACAGGTAACTACACAAACTTTGCAGAAGTTACGGCTAGTGATCAGACAGATTTAGATAGTACTCCAGATAGTACTCCCGATACAGATACTCCAACGGAGGATGATGAGACGAGTGCTACACCAACGGTTGCGGCAATCGCAGATTTAAGTATTGCAAAGAGTGCAGTATTGACCACGGATGCTGATACTAGTGGTAGTATCAGTGCTGGTGATACAGTTACTTTTAGTATTACAGTGACCAATTCAGGTCCAAACAATGCTACGGGTGTTGGCGTAGGGGATACAGTTCCAGATGGATATACGACAATAGGAAGTATTAGTGATAGTGGAAGTGAAGCAGGTGGCTTGATCAGCTGGAGTGGATTAAGTGTTACTACTACGACTCCATTAGTATTGACCTATACAGCCGTAGTTACTGCTACAGGTAACTACACAAACTTTGCAGAGGTTACCGCTAGTGATCAGACAGATTTAGATAGTACTCCAGATAGTACTCCCGATACAGATACTCCAACGGAGGATGATGAGACGAGTGCTACACCAACGGTTGCGGCAATCGCAGATTTAAGTATTGCAAAGAGTGCAGTATTGACCACGGATGCTGATACTAGTGGAAGTATCAGTGCTGGTGATACAGTTACTTTTAGTATTACAGTGACCAATTCAGGTCCAAACAATGCTACGGGTGTTGGCGTAGGGGATACAGTTCC
This genomic interval carries:
- a CDS encoding DUF11 domain-containing protein, translating into MLILVEVSVLVIQVTFSITVTNSGPNNATGVGVGDTFPDGYTTIGSISDSGSEAGGLISWSGLSVTTTTPLVLTYTAVVTATGNYTNFAEVTASDQTDLDSTPDSTPDTDTPTEDDETSATPTVAAIADLSIAKSAVLTTDADTSGSISAGDTVTFSITVTNSGPNNATGVGVGDTFPDGLYDNRKY